The Hippoglossus hippoglossus isolate fHipHip1 chromosome 21, fHipHip1.pri, whole genome shotgun sequence genome contains a region encoding:
- the xirp2b gene encoding xin actin-binding repeat-containing protein 2 isoform X2, producing MYQAAVSKRAGNTIPSGVMEESEVCSLPVGIASVRKQFETQETATSHNVTQFHYHHRTVQETSNSEVTVSSGSRQVFPGSQQLNFNQETMVSYSDSNLASSYENHQDETEEDFPRYTTKELRDRFERTIEEAAPPKPVKIGRDINRAKWSSNVTHNNALTCEVYEASAAEAREETTAAVMDYEDFPPPPAEDSDYLPPPPPDLLQMPLDDDNIPEGYYSPEPPEPANPKYQLNREAYIKQKGMSELKRLYKHIHPEVRRNIEKEYLSDNNETEISQLEREEYMYEDDRVSPNERNDEEYAEWEEILPGEVQNMRWMFENKPLDTIKDETLDEEEEEDDDKKITQQEIILGKDVRRTAWMFETKQIDELGSQNPNSTEYRNKFNKFDKGDVRAAAWLFETQSMDTLNKMRKEEDLTKEVMFTEEDGNATIYMIDNKYMESLGHTETIDESHLLSLRAVLEEINGDVKTVTSTFDTQFECIIMGQSSQMLEIKSVRKIETELENSIASRWLFDTQPLDMTNREPTPLKLVCSLSMEDSSKGDWGRWLFEIKTLNSFNEWESSQMEKEELVGADVRKHCLVFETQPMDSLKDDSNARPQGVEEIIGGNVRSARNFFETSPQVARKNCTEVGKLKKATVSEEIKGDVRHQKWRFESQALEHIREEKKEVTRTVNIEEDLTQEDGTSCRADVRKNCWVFETQPMDTLKDDSNTQSVTKEEIIAGNVRSARHYFETNPDEELKELAEVGKLKKAAALDEEKGDVRHQKWRFESQPLEQIREEKKEVVRTIDLEEIDKVDVLNYKQIFESTDLNWRDESQKILIEGAQSGSVKSNKNLFESSQLYAMQDSSGHFHEVRTVRREEVVKGDVTTCKWMFETRPIDQFDETMDRYQVIKGISKQEIESGDVKTAKWLFETQPLDAIKYFSNIEDEETVETSTKQDVVKGDVKTCKWLFETKPMDILCERSELKGENESEEMRKGDVKTCTWLFETQALDTIHDETETVLKTCTVNQEDVRGKDVRTACFLFETEKLESLSGEETDSFKRVTEIDIGSGDVSRMKYVFENQTSDIMTSTSDEVMQKLKRVQTEDIQRGNVGTCKWRFENQSIDTLHDSQEESISRTVNDVQGGDVDKGRFIFETCSLDKIHEVSAESDTELMKIQKIVRDKDEKGDVRNYTMMFETQPLYAIQDKEGHYHEVTTVTSEEVTRGDVVGTRWLFETKPLDAIQDTDEVYVIKSVTQQDVQKGDVTSAKWKFETQPLDRIAEEKKEFIKTVDDIQGGNVSMNKHRFESDASLQESVRTVNVSEIQKGDVRTAKWRFETQSIDKIRSMSSENLIETVKKEEVAKGDVKQSVWLFEKNPLDHIKEADEDVETSVTQEEIPKADVKTATWLFETTPMDDFNETKMERTEILGKSVKGTLEELYSQEMVKSKGILIEADEIGDVRMAKYQLMNKQAPEIQREDVIRGDLQTIMMNLLNRQERSEQQIIIDSEEKGNISSTMQELFSQKTDSSTEREEILSGDIREAINNLFSGDGSTKHGILIQEDEKGDVQMTIYSLLNQQENANVEREDIVRGDIKSTLQKLSSSDKTDQAMKIRVDDIEKGNVNFYSTCIESGALDYLKQLHLGTDETSTEREEKEEIVGGDIRGTKLILGRSQMQIERTVEDVTPGDVHNTVKVFMTEPTLERPQKEEIVKGDLRAALSSLSESVNQTVVMEKEEVVKGNIPKTLRCLEKAQQRYKEMEKPDIVPGNIRGAKISLEKSATSRTKVDVEDLVSGDVKATLKSLELAKQTVREVEREEIVRGDIQTTMQNLHDASSERITCQQEIDVQGNIRGTIQLLMESPPSPRMQRSPSLEGELKGDVKMSIKSLYDMQEQTQLEKEEVIKGDVKGTIKSLLETAQREAQTKVRQGAYRRARVKQSPPVKNLNADAQRNIQKLRTANVVETSTSLNETEAVGAKTCTVEQSSQQSTTVVEHKTITQNHGIKTLKTEFRNLKSNQRGMTKQEKTRVKTGVYILKQQVPEPDLPLPPPPPPVVDTDLPPPPPPPTPPPPPPPPPSVDSDIDQLPPPPPPLTSEQDLLPPPPSQQELESMPAQAIHRSPAKAKKLTVKKVKAPALHQVPKLEPKVEISKTQKVEVTSEKMVEMSQSQSKTTTHTSKTVSYEIPPPPESPRPLQKVYVAPVKFTPPSSPTPHMRGIMTKFTPPSSPTPQMRGIMTKFTPPSSPTPQMRGKMTKFTPPSSPTPQMRGIMTKFTPPSSPTPHMRGKMTKFTPPSSPTPPMKGKMTKFNTPLIKAEEQFRKLRDENTPPTTPTPIYIHDSVSAALEMLSNEDIEQFDTKTSEITKQQAEKTALNVYSDLVPYDLSKQFVNTTHGNVSASQETMLSDSMIISNAKQQIVSETSKVVSVQKTSVRQQMHSTSQKTVSVSSSQSAASVITGEVHTSNTEVAKAENMTAERKESKSQKTKGSDKSEDKKEAEMPKPEHSVTAEENVKSSKTQSESKKTKDNTAPKLNPNLPNQSSKTVKNVKESKSPQRENKKKNDHSPTKSQEKVSDQPVQTEKTADNANGKTGKQNQKGKKNNKQEKQVETKMSHESEKQRVSQESKVETTRVKVISESKELKLGIKKVTASPAPVSALAASEIITDSQLETPTPTKRKKKSKRSKGGSPPSQSKDVSTESKVEAKKNKTVTTHQTQDTIAVAQVHKSLKEEHMQVMREVIATDHQSSQKLKGIQKDVKSSEKKKGVTLLQQSVEEPQKESRNVPITVTGESEQTQMAKSTTGRTDGESQRREVQVLISHMTELQRKNDSKSLKTLLSAVPDWLISPQRKCELEGSVVESDAHKNKEILSHVRKLAEAKLMHLEDNETMEKHECESVSEKAISSGATPRIPKISIGSAKIENQITKKTSQVWREEVSQFKSVDLRAPSPLLRMRSPSPTFITIESTRRTDSPQRVTPSPTLLHRPPTPPTPPPRRCDTPTSRLNRITPSPTFDRAENLARLKDTTAKLSRGVTPPPLLSPQQISEKKSEIVEPPASFHRQIKIESQIVEAQTLTAHETQSESETQAPLCPYNPDLEEDSELSSASVKEKREFFEDAQKAEIKKTYVRKEPITILERLGPDMEEDVAENKNKETDELPRADLSGLVNKFESSEEKMYFKKELIPLAKQLHNKTEGTACNKEKVDILEQGMPSFDIQAIKNVFELGELSSSFREGREDQEEPESNLSETTADTSKRERPQETRGGSRQSTPLPLQKHEAQAVPAEPSAFSEAKSITEHFSNVDEFGNEVVGTRTAVIEHSESASTQQVPFSYADVVKRKAAAARRTETYDEDATEKLLRNFHKTWTESETVFKSLGYTVSEETTAQVLSSETRIVSSGSSSEVGALHTVSEESLSNGCSDSGQKKVP from the exons ATGTACCAGGCAGCTGTCTCCAAGCGAGCGGGCAACACCATCCCCAGCGGG GTCATGGAGGAATCGGAGGTCTGCTCCCTGCCAGTGGGAATCGCCAGTGTGAGGAAACAATTTGAGACCCAGGAAACGGCCACATCACACAATGTAACCCAGTTCCATTACCATCACAGAACTGTGCAG GAGACGTCAAACTCAGAGGTGACGGTGTCGAGCGGCAGCAGGCAGGTCTTCCCGGGGAGCCAGCAGCTCAACTTCAACCAGGAGACGATG GTGTCATACAGCGACAGTAACCTGGCATCCAGTTATGAAAACCATCAAGATGAAACAG AAGAGGACTTTCCCAGGTACACTACAAAAGAACTGAGGGATCGCTTTGAAAGAACAATAGAAGAAGCTGCTCCTCCCAAACCAGTCAAA ATTGGACGTGACATCAATCGTGCTAAGTGGTCCTCAAATGTGACACATAACAACGCCTTGACTTGTGAGGTCTATGAGGCGTCTGCTGCTGAGGCGAGAGAAGAAACAACAGCTGCAGTGATGGATTATGAAGACTTCCCGCCCCCACCGGCTGAGGATTCTGACTATCTTCCACCGCCACCCCCCGACTTACTACAAATGCCATTAGACGATGATAATATTCCAGAGGGCTATTACTCACCCGAGCCTCCAGAGCCAGCAAACCCCAAATACCAACTAAACAGAGAGGCTTACATCAAGCAGAAGGGCATGTCAGAGCTGAAACGTCTTTACAAGCACATTCATCCTGAGGTTCGCAGGAATATTGAGAAAGAGTACTTGAGTGACAACAATGAAACAGAGATCAGCCAGTTAGAGAGAGAAGAGTACATGTACGAGGACGACCGTGTTAGTCCAAATGAAAGGAACGATGAAGAATACGCGGAGTGGGAGGAGATTCTTCCGGGCGAGGTGCAGAACATGCGTTGGATGTTTGAAAATAAGCCGCTGGACACCATCAAAGATGAAACTCtcgatgaggaggaggaggaggacgacgacaAGAAAATAACTCAACAGGAAATCATTCTCGGCAAAGATGTGAGACGCACAGCCTGGATGTTTGAGACGAAGCAGATAGATGAGCTGGGTTCACAAAACCCCAACTCCACAGAATATCGAAATAAATTCAACAAATTTGACAAAGGGGACGTGCGTGCCGCAGCGTGGCTGTTTGAAACCCAGTCTATGGACACTCTGAACAAAATGCGTAAGGAGGAGGATTTAACTAAAGAGGTCATGTTCACTGAAGAGGATGGAAATGCCACCATTTACATGATTGACAATAAGTACATGGAAAGCCTTGGGCACACCGAGACCATTGACGAGAGCCACCTGCTGAGTCTGAGGGCAGTGTTGGAGGAAATTAACGGAGACGTGAAAACCGTAACAAGTACTTTTGACACTCAGTTTGAATGCATCATTATGGGACAATCGAGCCAAATGCTGGAGATTAAGTCTGTGCGCAAGATCGAAACCGAATTGGAAAACTCCATTGCATCACGCTGGCTTTTCGACACCCAACCCCTGGACATGACAAACAGAGAGCCTACACCTCTGAAACTTGTATGCAGTCTTTCCATGGAGGACAGCAGTAAGGGAGACTGGGGCAGGTGGCTGTTCGAGATAAAGACGCTGAATTCCTTCAACGAGTGGGAAAGCTCTCAGATGGAGAAGGAAGAGCTCGTCGGAGCTGATGTGCGCAAACACTGCCTGGTGTTTGAAACGCAGCCAATGGATTCTCTGAAGGACGACTCCAACGCCAGACCTCAGGGTGTTGAAGAAATCATCGGAGGCAATGTGAGATCGGCGAGGAACTTTTTTGAAACCAGCCCTCAAGTAGCCAGGAAGAATTGCACAGAAGTGGGAAAACTTAAAAAGGCAACAGTAAGTGAAGAAATCAAAGGGGATGTGAGACACCAAAAGTGGCGCTTTGAGAGTCAAGCTCTGGAGCACataagagaggaaaagaaggaggtTACACGAACCGTTAACATTGAGGAAGACCTCACGCAGGAGGATGGCACAAGCTGCAGGGCGGATGTTCGTAAGAATTGCTGGGTATTTGAGACGCAGCCAATGGATACTTTGAAAGATGATTCAAATACTCAGTCTGTGACAAAAGAGGAAATTATCGCAGGTAACGTGAGATCAGCCAGACATTATTTTGAAACGAATCCAGATGAGGAGTTGAAAGAGCTTGCAGAGGTGGGCAAActtaaaaaagcagcagcacttGATGAGGAAAAAGGTGACGTGAGACATCAGAAATGGAGATTCGAGAGCCAACCCCTGGAACAGAttagagaggaaaagaaggaagtcGTTCGAACAATCGACCTGGAGGAAATCGACAAAGTGGATGTCTTGAACTACAAGCAAATCTTTGAGAGCACAGATTTAAACTGGAGAGATGAATCACAGAAGATCCTCATAGAGGGTGCGCAATCTGGGTCTGTGAAATccaataaaaacctgtttgaGTCTTCACAGCTTTACGCCATGCAAGACAGCTCAGGCCACTTTCATGAGGTGAGAACAGTGCGGCGTGAAGAGGTTGTAAAAGGAGACGTGACAACCTGCAAGTGGATGTTTGAAACTCGACCAATTGACCAGTTTGACGAAACCATGGATAGATACCAAGTTATCAAAGGTATTTCCAAACAAGAAATAGAATCTGGTGATGTTAAAACTGCAAAGTGGTTGTTTGAAACGCAGCCTCTCGATGCTATTAAGTACTTCAGCAATATTGAAGATGAAGAAACTGTGGAGACAAGTACAAAACAAGACGTCGTGAAGGGCGATGTGAAAACCTGCAAGTGGCTATTTGAGACAAAACCGATGGACATCCTGTGCGAAAGATCTGAGTTGAAGGGTGAAAATGAGTCTGAAGAAATGCGCAAGGGAGACGTCAAGACCTGCACTTGGCTCTTTGAGACACAAGCACTTGATACTATCCATGACGAGACGGAGACAGTTCTGAAAACGTGCACAGTCAATCAAGAGGACGTTCGAGGGAAGGATGTGAGAACGGCTTGTTTTCTCTTTGAGACAGAGAAACTGGAGAGCCTCAGCGGGGAGGAGACGGATTCTTTCAAGCGCGTCACTGAGATTGACATCGGGTCTGGAGATGTGTCGAGGATGAAGTATGTTTTTGAAAACCAGACCTCAGATATCATGACTTCAACATCTGACGAAGTGATGCAAAAGCTCAAGAGAGTTCAGACTGAGGATATACAAAGAGGAAATGTGGGGACCTGCAAATGGCGCTTTGAAAACCAATCCATTGATACATTACACGATAGCCAAGAAGAATCGATAAGCCGCACAGTAAATGATGTACAAGGCGGAGATGTAGATAAAGGCCGCTTCATTTTCGAGACATGCTCATTGGATAAAATCCACGAGGTGTCGGCCGAATCTGACACGGAGCTgatgaaaatacaaaagattGTTCGCGACAAAGATGAGAAAGGTGATGTGAGAAATTACACCATGATGTTTGAAACTCAGCCCCTTTACGCTATTCAAGACAAAGAGGGCCATTACCACGAGGTCACGACTGTGACGAGTGAGGAGGTAACAAGAGGAGATGTAGTGGGAACCCGGTGGTTGTTTGAAACCAAGCCTCTCGATGCCATCCAGGACACAGATGAGGTTTATGTCATAAAATCTGTCACACAACAGGATGTGCAGAAAGGAGATGTCACCTCTGCCAAGTGGAAGTTTGAGACACAACCTCTTGATAGGATTgctgaagaaaagaaggaatTCATAAAGACTGTTGATGACATTCAAGGAGGTAACGTCAGCATGAATAAACACCGTTTTGAGTCGGATGCCTCGTTACAGGAGTCCGTTAGAACGGTAAATGTAAGTGAAATACAAAAAGGTGATGTTAGGACTGCGAAGTGGAGATTTGAAACCCAGTCAATCGATAAAATAAGGAGCATGAGCTCTGAAAATCTGATTGAAACTGTTAAAAAGGAGGAGGTTGCCAAGGGAGATGTTAAACAGTCGGTCTGGCTCTTTGAGAAAAATCCTCTTGACCACATTAAAGAGGCAGATGAGGATGTGGAGACAAGCGTCACTCAAGAGGAGATCCCCAAAGCGGATGTGAAGACAGCGACATGGCTCTTTGAAACGACACCAATGGATGACTTTAATGAGACCAAAATGGAGAGGACTGAAATTCTGGGGAAGAGCGTCAAGGGAACGCTTGAGGAGCTTTATAGTCAGGAAATGGTGAAGTCGAAGGGAATACTCATTGAAGCTGATGAAATTGGCGATGTGAGGATGGCAAAGTACCAGTTAATGAATAAGCAGGCTCCGGAGATTCAACGAGAGGACGTCATCAGGGGAGATCTACAGACGATTATGATGAACCTACTGAACAGACAGGAAAGAAGTGAGCAGCAGATCATCATAGATTCAGAGGAGAAGGGCAATATTAGTTCAACAATGCAGGAGCTATTCAGCCAAAAAACAGACAGCTCTACTGAAAGGGAGGAAATACTAAGTGGGGATATTCGGGAAGCCATAAACAACCTTTTCAGTGGGGACGGGTCAACGAAACATGGAATACTCATCCAGGAGGATGAAAAAGGAGACGTACAGATGACAATATATTCCCTTCTCAATCAACAAGAGAATGCCAATGTTGAAAGAGAAGACATCGTAAGAGGCGATATAAAGAGCACCCTCCAAAAACTGTCCAGCTCCGACAAGACAGATCAGGCCATGAAGATAAGGGTGGATGATATTGAGAAAGGAAATGTCAACTTTTACTCCACATGCATTGAATCTGGGGCACTCGACTATCTTAAACAGCTCCATCTGGGAACCGATGAGACGTCAactgagagagaagaaaaagaggagatcGTCGGAGGTGACATCAGGGGCACGAAACTAATCCTCGGTCGGAGTCAAATGCAAATTGAGCGCACAGTAGAGGATGTGACACCTGGTGATGTTCACAACACAGTTAAAGTGTTCATGACGGAGCCAACCTTAGAGAGACCCCAAAAGGAGGAGATCGTCAAGGGTGATTTAAGGGCTGCTTTGAGTTCCCTCTCTGAATCAGTGAATCAGACAGTTGTtatggagaaagaggaggtggtGAAAGGCAACATACCGAAAACTCTGCGGTGTCTCGAGAAGGCTCAGCAGCGCtacaaggagatggagaagccaGATATTGTACCAGGAAATATCAGGGGGGCTAAGATATCGCTTGAGAAATCAGCAACGTCTAGAACTAAAGTTGATGTTGAGGATTTGGTTTCTGGAGACGTAAAGGCCACGCTGAAATCTCTGGAGCTGGCAAAGCAAACGGTGCGGGAAGTTGAAAGGGAGGAAATTGTGAGGGGTGATATTCAAACAACAATGCAAAACCTACACGATGCCTCCAGTGAAAGGATAACGTGTCAGCAGGAAATAGATGTGCAGGGAAACATCAGAGGGACCATTCAGCTCTTAATGGAGTCTCCACCTTCACCGAGGATGCAAAGAAGCCCGAGCCTCGAGGGTGAGTTAAAGGGTGATGTCAAGATGTCAATTAAGTCATTATATGACATGCAGGAGCAGACCCAGCTGGAGAAAGAAGAGGTGATAAAGGGGGATGTTAAAGGCACTATTAAATCTCTGCTGGAAACAGCGCAGCGGGAAGCTCAAACCAAAGTCAGGCAAGGCGCATACAGAAGAGCTCGAGTCAAGCAGAGTCCTCCAGTTAAAAACCTGAATGCTGATGCACAGAGGAACATTCAAAAGTTAAGAACAGCTAATGTGGTTGAAACATCAACATCCTTGAATGAAACTGAAGCTGTTGGAGCAAAGACTTGTACTGTGGAGCAGTCTTCTCAGCAATCGACAACTGTGGTGGAGCATAAAACTATTACTCAAAACCATGGCATCAAGACATTGAAGACAGAGTTTCGTAATCTAAAATCTAACCAAAGGGGaatgacaaaacaagaaaaaaccaGAGTGAAAACTGGTGTTTACATCTTAAAACAACAAGTGCCAGAGCCTGATCTGCCtctcccacctccacctcctccagtaGTAGACACtgaccttcctcctcctcctcctcctcccactcctcctcctcctcctcctcctcctccctctgttgaCTCTGACATTGAtcagcttcctcctccaccaccacccctcaccAGTGAGCAGgacctcctcccacctcctccatctcaACAAGAACTGGAGAGTATGCCAGCACAGGCAATTCACCGTTCACCAGCCAAAGCAAAAAAGTTGActgtgaaaaaagtgaaagcTCCGGCTTTACACCAAGTCCCGAAACTGGAGCCTAAAGTGGAGatcagcaaaacacaaaaggtgGAGGTTACATCAGAGAAAATGGTAGAAATGAGCCAAAGCCaatcaaagacaacaacacaTACATCAAAGACTGTCTCATATGAAATTCCTCCACCGCCTGAGTCACCACGACCATTACAGAAAGTTTATGTTGCTCCTGTGAAATTCACCCCCCCGTCTTCTCCTACTCCCCACATGAGGGGGATAATGACTAAATTCACCCCTCCGTCTTCTCCTACTCCCCAAATGAGGGGGATAATGACTAAATTCACCCCTCCGTCTTCTCCTACTCCCCAAATGAGGGGGAAAATGACTAAATTCacccctccatcttctcctACTCCCCAAATGAGGGGGATAATGACTAAATTCACCCCTCCGTCTTCTCCTACTCCCCACATGAGGGGGAAAATGACTAAATTCACCCCTCCGTCTTCTCCTA ctccccccatgAAAGGGAAAATGACGAAATTCAACACTCCTCTGATAAAAGCGGAAGAACAGTTCCGGAAGCTGAGAGACGAAAACACGCCCCCAACAACTCCGACCCCCATTTACATACATGACTCAGTTAGTGCAGCTCTTGAGATGCTCTCCAACGAAGACATAGAGCAGTTCGATACCAAAACATCAGAAATCACAAAGCAGCAAGCTGAAAAGACGGCTCTCAATGTTTATTCAGACTTAGTACCATATGATTTATCCAAGCAATTTGTTAATACCACCCATGGCAATGTCAGTGCCAGTCAGGAGACAATGCTCAGTGATTCTATGATTATATCTAATGCTAAACAGCAAATTGTCTCTGAGACTTCTAAGGTTGTCTCCGTTCAAAAGACTTCAGTGAGACAACAGATGCATTCGACATCACAGAAAACAGTTTCGGTTTCCTCCAGTCAGTCTGCGGCGTCTGTCATTACTGGCGAAGTCCACACGTCAAACACTGAAGTtgcaaaagcagaaaacatgacTGCTGAGAGAAAGGAGTCTAAAAGTCAGAAAACAAAGGGATCCGACAAATCTGAAGATAAAAAGGAAGCCGAGATGCCTAAACCTGAACATTCTGTCACTGCTGAGGAGAATGTAAAATCAAGCAAAACGCAATCTGAGAGCAAGAAGACTAAAGACAATACAGCACCCAAATTAAACCCTAACCTTCCTAATCAGTCCTCCAAAACAGTCAAAAATGTAAAGGAGTCAAAATCACCACAGcgtgaaaacaaaaagaagaatgatCACTCTCCTACCAAGAGCCAAGAGAAAGTTTCTGATCAGCCAGTGCAAACAGAAAAGACAGCTGACAACGCAAATggaaaaacaggcaaacagaaccaaaaggggaaaaagaacaacaaacaagAGAAGCAAGTAGAGACGAAAATGTCACATGAGAGTGAGAAACAGAGAGTTTCACAAGAATCGAAGGTGGAAACTACCAGGGTGAAAGTGATCAGTGAATCTAAAGAGTTAAAACTTGGAATTAAGAAAGTCACTGCCTCGCCTGCTCCTGTCTCAGCGCTTGCTGCTTCTGAGATCATAACAGACAGCCAATTAGAAACTCCGACTCccacaaagaggaaaaagaagtcCAAAAGGTCTAAAGGGGGATCACCGCCAAGTCAAAGTAAAGATGTTTCCACGGAATCGAAGGTagaagctaaaaaaaacaagactgttACTACCCATCAAACTCAGGACACAATTGCAGTTGCCCAAGTTCACAAAAGTTTAAAAGAAGAGCACATGCAAGTCATGAGAGAAGTCATCGCCACAGACCATCAGAGTTCCCAGAAACTAAAAGGAATTCAAAAAGACGTGAAGTCGtctgaaaagaagaaaggagtGACGCTTCTTCAGCAGAGCGTGGAGGAACCGCAAAAAGAAAGTAGGAATGTCCCAATTACAGTGACAGGCGAGTCAGAACAAACTCAGATGGCTAAATCCACGACCGGGAGAACAGATGGGGAATCTCAAAGGCGAGAGGTCCAAGTGTTAATCTCTCACATGACAGAGCTACAAAGAAAAAATGATTCTAAATCTTTAAAGACTCTGCTCAGTGCAGTCCCAGATTGGCTCATAAGtccacagagaaaatgtgaactGGAGGGATCTGTGGTGGAAAGTGATGCgcataaaaataaagaaattctcTCACATGTGAGGAAACTAGCCGAAGCTAAACTAATGCATCTGGAAGATAATGAGACAATGGAGAAGCATGAATGTGAGTCAGTTTCTGAGAAGGCTATTTCTAGTGGGGCAACACCAAGAATTCCCAAGATCAGTATTGGTTCTGCCAAAATTGAGAACCAAATAACTAAAAAGACATCTCAAGTATGGAGGGAAGAAGTGAGTCAGTTCAAGTCTGTCGACTTGCGCGCTCCTTCGCCATTACTGAGGATGCGTTCTCCCTCGCCGACATTTATCACTATAGAATCCACACGAAGAACCGACTCACCCCAGAGGGTAACCCCATCACCTACCCTGCTGCACAGGCCTCCCACACCTCCCACGCCACCACCACGCAGGTGTGACACACCGACATCTCGCCTCAATAGAATAACACCCTCTCCAACTTTCGACAGAGCAGAAAATTTGGCTCGTCTCAAAGACACAACAGCCAAGCTCTCACGTGGCGTCACCCCACCGCCCCTTCTTTCTCCTCAACAGATATCAGAGAAGAAGTCAGAGATTGTGGAACCGCCTGCATCATTCCATCGGCAAATCAAAATCGAGTCCCAAATTGTGGAGGCTCAGACTTTGACAGCAcatgaaacacaaagtgagTCTGAGACTCAAGCACCGTTGTGTCCATATAACCCAGATCTCGAAGAAGATTCAGAGCTATCGTCTGCATCTgtcaaagaaaagagagagtttTTTGAAGATGCCCAAAAGGCTGAAATTAAAAAGACCTATGTGCGGAAGGAGCCCATTACTATCCTTGAACGACTGGGccctgacatggaggaggatgtAGCAGAAAATAAGAACAAAGAAACGGATGAGCTTCCCAGAGCAGACTTGTCTGGTCTTGTAAATAAATTTGAATCATcagaagagaaaatgtatttcaaaaaaGAGCTTATCCCACTCGCAAAGCAGCTTCACAACAAAACTGAAGGAACAGCTTGTAACAAAGAGAAAGTAGACATCCTGGAACAGGGAATGCCAAGTTTTGACATCCAGgctattaaaaatgtttttgaactGGGTGAGCTAAGTTCCTCTttcagagaggggagagaggatcAGGAGGAGCCTGAGTCAAATCTGAGTGAAACAACAGCAGACACTTCAAAGCGGGAAAGGCCCCAAGAGACCAGGGGAGGCTCACGGCAGagcacccccctccctctccagaAACATGAGGCACAAGCTGTGCCAGCAGAACCATCAGCCTTCTCTGAAGCCAAATCAATCACAGAACATTTCTCAAATGTTGATGAGTTTGGTAATGAGGTCGTCGGAACAAGGACGGCTGTCATCGAGCATTCGGAGAGCGCATCAACCCAACAGGTTCCTTTTTCCTACGCCGATGTAGtcaaaagaaaagctgcagcagcgagGCGAACAGAAACGTACGATGAAGATGCTACGGAGAAGCTGCTGAGGAATTTCCACAAAACGTGGACGGAGAGTGAGACAGTTTTCAAGAGTCTTGGCTACACTGTTTCTGAAGAGACGACGGCACAAGTTCTATCAAGTGAAACAAGGATCGTCTCATCTG